From Mytilus galloprovincialis chromosome 9, xbMytGall1.hap1.1, whole genome shotgun sequence, the proteins below share one genomic window:
- the LOC143046278 gene encoding kinetochore protein Nuf2-B-like, which produces MSGDDQSFQFPPLEIHEIVRQLRSIGNILTEENDFKRPDPNRWAKLYPQILEALEGVPYESTLQNSLHFASFEYPELYEESMPAVVLTLALSRVLGSCGIKNFSIADIHEPKPARLRRICSAVVNFILFKGQQCDVYRNLREETESSVKEFEHVAKMNAELKMKINAIKSVRSEQEPEIIRVQQDIQARTVTMNEMEKVKNEKKKASSEIKEAVAEKQANTEKIRVMTLKTKEEMDRLSQKIVQSPERVREGQENMKQQLVNMKCGMDKKWESLQEMEQRLETVIQGTTKVDQMLKLLTDLKNDKDKGSEISNEINHIVEKSQEQRMSLTHLRAKKDQLQQIMNGKLEKRDKLDLQQQNKHQSLTEAVNSLQQQKDFFRQRFDTDEAQKSGIRKQEQQIIDSINEEYKKFERKKEVIMSLYHQILERIDNNHKELGSGWEALCEIMHKVTKQLDN; this is translated from the exons atGTCTGGTGATGACCAATCATTTCAGTTTCCTCCTTTAGAAATACATGAGATTGTTCGTCAACTCAGAAGTATAGGCAACATTTTGACCGAGGAAAATGACTTCAAAAGACCAGAT CCTAACAGATGGGCAAAGCTTTACCCACAGATTCTAGAAGCTTTAGAAGGTGTACCATATGAAAGCACATTACAG aattCCTTACATTTTGCATCATTTGAATATCCAGAACTGTATGAGGAATCCATGCCAGCAGTTGTACTAACCCTAGCATT ATCTAGAGTCTTAGGATCCTGTGGGATAAAGAACTTCAGTATAGCAGATATACATGAACCAA aaCCTGCCAGATTGAGAAGGATTTGTAGTGCTGTAGTAAACTTTATATTGTTTAAAGGACAACAATGTGACGTGTACAGAAATCTACGAGAGGAAACA gagAGTTCTGTTAAAGAGTTTGAACATGTGGCAAAGATGAATGCTgaactgaaaatgaaaataaatgctaTTAAATCTGTACGATCTGAGCAAGAACCAGAAATAATTAGG GTACAACAAGATATACAGGCTAGAACTGTCACCATGAATGAAAtggaaaaagttaagaatgagaagAAAAAGGCCAGTAGTGAAATAAAGGAGGCTGTTGCAGAGAAACAAGCAAATACT GAAAAGATAAGGGTAATGACACTTAAGACAAAAGAAGAAATGGACAGATTATCACAGAAAATTGTACAGTCACCCGAGAGAGTGAGAGAAGGACaggaaaatatgaaacaacaaCTGGTCAACATGAAATGTGGAATGGATAAGAAATGGGAATCATTACAAGAAATGGAACAAAGATTGGAGACTGTGATTCAGGGCACTACAAAAGTTGATCAAATGTTAAAGTTATTGACAGACTTAAAGAATGACAAAGACAAGGGAAG tgaaatttccaatgaaataaatcatatagTAGAAAAAAGTCAAGAACAAAGAATGTCACTGACACATCTACGTGCCAAGAAAGACCAATTACAACAGATAATGAATGGAAAGTTAGAAAAACGAGACAAGCTAGAcctacaacaacaaaataaacacCAAAGTCTGACGGAGGCTGTTAATTCACTTCAACA ACAGAAAGATTTTTTCCGACAAAGATTTGATACAGATGAAGCACAAAAATCTGGTATCAGGAAACAAGAACAACAAATCATAGACAGTATAAatgaagaatacaaaaaattTGAGAGAAAGAAAGAAGTAATAATGAGCCTGTATCATCAAATTTTAGAAAGG ATTGACAATAACCATAAAGAATTAGGAAGTGGTTGGGAAGCCTTATGTGAAATTATGCACAAAGTTACAAAGCAACTGGACAACTGA